A genomic window from Flavobacterium hankyongi includes:
- a CDS encoding ion channel: MSVLKNRINKKKKANKQTGFGTNASNYGGRFINKDGSANVKKIGIPILERISWYHTMLNISGIKFMCIIFVFYLLVNFVFASLYCLIGVEHLNGIEPSAFVQNFGQAFFFSAQTFTTVGYGHISPVGFWASFVASIEALFGLLTFAIATGLFYGRFSKPKAHIKFSENAVIAPFQGGKALMFRMTPYKNTNLTEAEAKVNLGMIVEENGIEINRFFSLDLEYDKINALTLSWTIVHPITEDSPLYGFTEADFKKNNGEVIVFVKAFDEMFSNTVAISSSYMFSEIVYGAKFSQMFDDEDDTITVLDLSKLNTYHKVEL; encoded by the coding sequence ATGTCGGTATTAAAAAATAGAATTAACAAGAAGAAAAAAGCTAATAAACAAACTGGATTTGGAACAAATGCTTCTAATTACGGAGGTAGATTTATAAATAAAGACGGAAGTGCAAACGTAAAAAAAATTGGAATACCTATTCTTGAAAGAATCAGCTGGTATCACACTATGCTTAATATTTCTGGAATAAAATTTATGTGTATAATTTTTGTTTTTTATTTATTAGTAAATTTTGTTTTTGCTAGTCTGTATTGTTTAATAGGGGTTGAGCATTTGAATGGGATTGAGCCTTCGGCTTTTGTGCAAAACTTTGGTCAAGCTTTCTTTTTTAGTGCACAAACGTTTACGACAGTTGGTTATGGGCACATAAGTCCAGTCGGTTTTTGGGCAAGTTTTGTCGCTTCAATTGAAGCTTTGTTTGGGTTGCTAACTTTTGCAATCGCTACGGGTTTGTTTTATGGTCGATTTAGCAAGCCAAAAGCGCATATAAAGTTTTCTGAAAATGCTGTAATAGCCCCTTTTCAAGGAGGGAAAGCGCTTATGTTTCGTATGACTCCTTATAAAAATACTAATTTAACAGAAGCAGAAGCAAAAGTTAATCTAGGAATGATTGTTGAAGAAAATGGTATTGAAATTAATAGATTTTTTAGTTTAGATTTAGAGTATGATAAAATTAATGCTTTGACTTTGAGTTGGACAATTGTACATCCTATTACTGAAGATAGCCCTTTGTACGGTTTTACAGAAGCAGATTTTAAAAAGAATAACGGGGAAGTTATAGTTTTTGTAAAGGCTTTTGATGAGATGTTTAGTAATACAGTGGCGATAAGCTCTTCTTATATGTTTTCGGAAATTGTTTATGGAGCAAAATTTTCTCAAATGTTTGATGACGAAGACGATACAATTACGGTGTTAGATTTAAGCAAGTTAAATACATATCACAAAGTAGAACTTTAA
- a CDS encoding acyl-CoA thioesterase — translation MTKVFKTVKSSKVVISELMLPSHTNFSGKIHGGYILSLLDQIAFACASKFSGHYSVTASVDTVDFLAPIEVGELVTMRASVNYVGKTSMIVGIRVEAENIQTGQIKHCNSSYFTMVAKDKMGNNVTVPGLILSTDDDIRRFWNCIKMIANKKDKQNHEETFNYKSEEAFTELSKYNVQIDLV, via the coding sequence ATGACAAAAGTATTCAAAACCGTAAAATCTTCAAAAGTAGTAATATCAGAGCTGATGTTGCCTTCACACACTAATTTTAGTGGTAAAATTCACGGGGGATATATATTGTCATTACTCGACCAAATTGCTTTTGCCTGTGCTTCCAAATTTTCTGGACATTATAGTGTAACTGCATCGGTAGATACTGTAGATTTTTTGGCTCCAATTGAAGTTGGTGAACTAGTAACCATGAGAGCTTCTGTAAATTATGTTGGAAAAACTTCGATGATTGTTGGCATTAGAGTAGAGGCAGAAAATATTCAAACAGGACAAATAAAACACTGTAATTCATCTTATTTCACAATGGTTGCAAAAGATAAAATGGGAAATAATGTTACTGTTCCTGGATTAATTTTATCTACTGATGATGACATTAGACGTTTTTGGAATTGCATAAAAATGATTGCCAACAAAAAAGATAAACAAAATCACGAGGAAACCTTTAATTATAAATCGGAAGAAGCATTTACTGAATTAAGCAAATACAATGTTCAGATTGATTTAGTTTAA
- a CDS encoding KpsF/GutQ family sugar-phosphate isomerase, translating into MITKENILASAKNTILSQSDSISQLINYLTEDFAKAVELIYNCKGRLVVTGIGKSAIIAQKMVATFNSTGTPSMFLHAAEAIHGDLGMIQPNDAIICISKSGNSPEIKVLVPLLKRYGNPLIGMTANLSSFLGKGSDLVLNAHVDNESCPNNLAPTNSTTAQLVLGDALAVCLMEMRNFKSEDFAKYHPGGALGKKLLLRVTDMLDRTHKPMVSNSSSIKDVIVEISEKRLGVTAVMEDKKLVGIITDGDIRRMLNKTETISGLVAKDIMTINPKTVQLESMVIDAFNTMEDFSITQLVVFDKEEYVGIIHIHDILKEGII; encoded by the coding sequence TTGATTACAAAAGAAAATATTCTGGCTAGTGCCAAAAACACCATCCTATCACAAAGCGATTCCATATCTCAGTTAATCAATTATTTGACTGAAGATTTTGCAAAAGCAGTAGAGTTAATTTACAATTGCAAAGGAAGATTAGTGGTTACTGGAATTGGGAAAAGCGCCATTATAGCGCAAAAAATGGTAGCAACTTTCAATTCAACTGGCACTCCAAGTATGTTTTTACATGCTGCTGAAGCCATTCACGGAGATTTAGGAATGATTCAGCCAAATGATGCTATTATCTGTATTTCCAAAAGCGGAAACAGTCCTGAAATTAAAGTTTTAGTCCCTCTTTTAAAAAGATATGGAAATCCATTAATTGGTATGACTGCAAATCTCTCTTCATTTTTAGGAAAAGGTTCTGATTTAGTTTTAAATGCACATGTAGACAATGAATCATGCCCAAACAACTTAGCACCAACAAATAGTACGACGGCGCAATTGGTTTTAGGTGATGCTCTTGCTGTTTGTTTAATGGAAATGAGAAATTTTAAAAGCGAGGATTTTGCAAAGTATCACCCAGGTGGAGCTTTAGGAAAAAAACTATTGCTACGTGTAACTGATATGCTTGACAGAACCCACAAACCAATGGTGAGTAATAGTTCGTCTATCAAAGATGTTATTGTTGAAATATCTGAAAAGAGATTAGGTGTAACTGCAGTAATGGAAGATAAAAAATTAGTAGGTATAATTACAGATGGAGATATTAGAAGAATGCTTAATAAAACAGAAACCATTTCAGGTTTAGTTGCAAAAGACATTATGACAATAAATCCAAAAACTGTTCAATTAGAAAGTATGGTTATTGATGCTTTCAATACAATGGAAGATTTTTCGATAACACAACTTGTGGTTTTTGACAAAGAAGAGTATGTTGGCATTATCCACATTCACGATATTTTAAAAGAAGGAATTATATAA
- a CDS encoding T9SS type A sorting domain-containing protein — protein sequence MKKITILLLFLYFNMFGQTYTTGTMSFFGNYTGKIDVNTVTNIVTVTLVGPNTNWLSIGFDATSMDDTGRDVVIFDGSNITDRSFNGIGVVPPTDTQNWTLSSNNVSAGVRTVVMTRPRVATEGTDYTFPTSAQAINIIFAQRVGSTTIGYHGGGNCGTIVANLTLGNDEFDKNSLKIYPNPSKDFLIIDFPGIVERGEVKIYDTLGKVVVIKDVTLLDNKIQTSFLKAGTYTVVLRTEYGNATQTLLIE from the coding sequence ATGAAAAAAATTACCATCCTCTTATTGTTTTTGTATTTTAATATGTTTGGTCAGACTTATACAACAGGAACAATGTCTTTTTTTGGAAATTATACAGGTAAAATAGATGTAAATACGGTAACAAATATTGTGACTGTTACCTTAGTTGGACCCAATACAAATTGGTTGAGTATTGGTTTTGACGCTACATCAATGGATGATACTGGTAGAGATGTTGTAATTTTTGATGGGTCAAATATTACAGATAGAAGTTTTAATGGAATAGGTGTAGTCCCTCCTACAGATACTCAAAATTGGACATTATCATCAAATAATGTATCAGCCGGGGTAAGAACAGTAGTTATGACGCGTCCTAGAGTTGCAACTGAAGGTACAGATTATACATTTCCTACATCGGCACAGGCTATAAATATAATTTTTGCTCAGCGTGTAGGTTCAACAACGATAGGCTATCATGGTGGAGGAAATTGTGGAACCATAGTGGCAAATCTTACTTTGGGGAATGATGAATTTGATAAAAACTCGTTAAAAATTTATCCAAATCCTTCAAAAGATTTTTTAATTATTGATTTCCCAGGCATTGTAGAAAGAGGAGAAGTTAAAATTTATGATACTTTAGGAAAAGTAGTTGTTATAAAAGATGTTACACTTTTAGATAATAAAATTCAAACAAGCTTTTTAAAAGCGGGAACTTATACAGTGGTTTTAAGAACAGAGTATGGAAATGCAACTCAGACTTTGTTAATAGAATAG
- a CDS encoding YceI family protein — MKHLFLLILIAFIHTNTFSQEKVLTKTGITTFEASVPSFEEVKATNKNSGCVLNTKTGEIVGLLMMKAFKFKLALMEEHFNENYIESDKYPKGIFKGKIINFNINKLTSQSQDFTITGTMEIHGKTKEISITAKISKQENTIFLNSNFDLNTDDFNIDLPILIRSKVAKKVNVQIDYSLK; from the coding sequence ATGAAACATTTATTTCTTTTAATACTAATCGCTTTTATTCACACTAATACTTTTAGTCAAGAAAAAGTATTAACCAAAACAGGCATAACCACTTTTGAAGCATCCGTTCCTTCTTTTGAAGAAGTTAAAGCTACAAATAAAAATTCAGGCTGTGTTTTAAACACAAAAACAGGTGAAATTGTTGGGTTACTTATGATGAAAGCTTTCAAATTCAAATTAGCTCTAATGGAAGAACATTTCAACGAAAATTATATAGAAAGTGACAAATACCCAAAAGGAATTTTTAAAGGAAAAATTATCAATTTTAACATAAACAAACTTACTTCACAAAGTCAAGATTTTACCATAACAGGAACTATGGAGATTCATGGAAAAACCAAAGAAATTTCAATCACAGCAAAAATATCGAAACAAGAAAACACAATATTTCTTAATTCAAACTTTGATTTAAATACTGATGATTTTAACATCGATCTACCAATTTTAATAAGAAGTAAAGTAGCTAAAAAAGTAAACGTTCAGATAGATTATTCATTAAAATAG
- a CDS encoding DUF5777 family beta-barrel protein — MKYIITVLIIFTQSVFAQDDLLSQIDSTASNAEVVAAFKAQKIVNIESTKLLGKKELYFVVAHRFGSIKDGFEGFFGLDNAVTQIKFIYGLTSKVSIGAGRSEQAYDFSVKYLIAPQRENGLPFTFVGFNSVGFNNQMKESNYPKMKFSDRMIYVNQLLISRKFNEKLSLELAPTYFHENFVIDNNQTNSQFSLGMGGRYKISKRVSINMDYAAHLNRSSTSPFRNPLSIGVDIETGGHVFQMHFTNSQAIHEAGFLGSATGDWGKGDIFFGFNLVRVF; from the coding sequence ATGAAATATATCATCACAGTATTAATCATTTTTACCCAAAGTGTTTTTGCACAAGATGATTTATTATCTCAAATAGATTCTACAGCCTCAAACGCCGAAGTAGTTGCTGCTTTTAAAGCACAAAAAATAGTAAACATAGAATCGACAAAGCTTCTTGGTAAAAAGGAGTTGTATTTTGTCGTAGCACATCGTTTTGGATCTATAAAAGATGGATTTGAAGGTTTTTTTGGGCTTGACAATGCTGTCACACAAATAAAGTTTATTTACGGTTTAACCTCTAAAGTTTCGATTGGAGCAGGTAGAAGTGAACAAGCTTATGATTTTTCTGTGAAATATCTCATTGCTCCACAAAGAGAAAACGGATTGCCTTTTACATTTGTAGGGTTTAATAGTGTTGGTTTTAATAATCAAATGAAGGAATCGAACTATCCCAAAATGAAATTTTCTGATCGAATGATTTATGTAAATCAGTTATTGATTTCGAGAAAGTTTAATGAAAAATTATCTTTAGAATTAGCTCCAACTTATTTCCATGAAAATTTTGTGATTGATAATAATCAAACGAATAGTCAATTTTCATTGGGAATGGGAGGAAGATATAAAATTTCTAAAAGGGTCTCTATAAACATGGATTATGCAGCACACTTAAACAGGTCATCAACTTCACCGTTTAGAAATCCATTGTCAATTGGCGTCGATATTGAAACAGGAGGTCACGTGTTCCAAATGCATTTTACCAACTCACAAGCTATACATGAAGCTGGTTTCTTAGGAAGTGCTACAGGTGATTGGGGAAAAGGAGATATTTTCTTTGGATTTAATCTAGTAAGGGTTTTTTAA
- the nhaA gene encoding Na+/H+ antiporter NhaA produces the protein MRATKLFTEFFENEKASGITLLICTAISILLANSFFSETYIHFWHSKIGNFSIEYIINDGLMAIFFLLIGLELEREVYIGELSNIKNALLPISAALGGMLIPAFIYFIFTKDTSYQSGIGIPMATDIAFAIGILSLLGNKVPTSLKVFLTALAVIDDLGAILVIAIFYSKEIQMTYLLLSLGVFSILLLMNRLKIYKLLPYLIGGIFMWYFMLNSGVHATITGVLLAFAIPFENGEEKSISYQLQHWLHKPVSFIILPIFALANTAIALNFSDSNSLFPIYAYAIIFGLVIGKPLGIFIFSYLSVKLKLSKLPSDLNWTKIIGVGILGGIGFTMSIFITLLAFTDEQAINNAKLHIIIASLIAGILGLLFLKVILKEKAIEND, from the coding sequence ATGAGAGCAACAAAATTGTTTACAGAGTTTTTCGAAAATGAAAAAGCTAGCGGAATAACATTATTAATTTGCACAGCAATATCAATTCTTTTAGCAAATTCTTTTTTTAGTGAAACATACATCCATTTTTGGCATTCAAAGATTGGAAATTTCTCAATAGAATATATAATCAATGATGGTTTAATGGCCATCTTCTTTTTGTTAATAGGGCTAGAATTAGAAAGAGAAGTTTACATAGGTGAATTATCAAACATAAAAAATGCATTATTACCCATATCGGCAGCTTTAGGAGGAATGTTAATTCCTGCGTTTATCTATTTCATATTCACAAAAGATACTTCCTACCAAAGCGGAATAGGAATTCCTATGGCTACAGATATTGCTTTTGCAATAGGAATTTTATCTCTATTAGGGAATAAAGTACCCACTTCGTTAAAAGTTTTTTTAACTGCATTAGCAGTAATAGATGATTTAGGGGCTATTCTTGTCATTGCAATTTTCTATTCTAAAGAAATTCAAATGACATATTTATTGCTTTCACTGGGAGTTTTTTCAATTTTATTACTTATGAACAGATTGAAAATTTATAAACTTTTACCCTATCTAATTGGCGGAATATTTATGTGGTATTTTATGCTTAACTCAGGTGTACACGCAACTATTACAGGAGTTCTTCTCGCATTTGCCATTCCGTTTGAAAATGGAGAAGAGAAATCTATTTCTTATCAACTGCAACATTGGCTACACAAACCAGTTTCTTTTATAATTTTACCCATTTTTGCTTTAGCCAACACTGCAATTGCATTAAACTTTAGTGACTCAAACTCCCTATTCCCTATTTATGCTTATGCTATTATTTTTGGATTAGTAATTGGCAAACCACTAGGCATTTTTATTTTTTCTTATCTATCAGTAAAACTGAAGCTTTCAAAACTTCCTTCAGATTTAAATTGGACAAAAATAATTGGGGTTGGAATTTTAGGTGGAATAGGATTTACTATGTCAATTTTCATAACTCTATTAGCATTTACTGACGAACAAGCAATAAACAATGCAAAACTTCACATAATCATAGCTTCGTTAATAGCAGGAATTTTGGGACTACTTTTCCTTAAAGTTATTTTAAAAGAAAAAGCTATTGAAAATGATTGA
- a CDS encoding 6-phosphogluconate dehydrogenase, translating into MLRKIIFITITTIILGIALYFTFLYYFTYSEGDRTGDLIKFSHKGYIFKTYEGEISKGIVGVQLFKFSVLDSDKKVIEALNKAQGKYVKVHYIERIKTFPWWGDTTYFVTQVQEEKSPIIR; encoded by the coding sequence ATGTTACGTAAAATTATTTTCATCACAATCACAACAATAATACTGGGTATTGCTCTTTACTTTACTTTTTTATACTACTTCACTTATAGCGAAGGCGATCGAACTGGAGATTTGATAAAGTTTAGTCATAAAGGTTATATTTTTAAAACCTATGAAGGTGAAATATCAAAGGGAATCGTTGGAGTACAATTATTCAAATTTTCAGTATTAGATAGTGATAAAAAAGTTATCGAAGCTCTTAATAAAGCACAAGGAAAATATGTAAAAGTCCATTATATAGAACGTATCAAAACTTTTCCTTGGTGGGGGGATACTACTTATTTTGTAACTCAAGTTCAAGAGGAAAAATCACCAATTATCAGATAA
- a CDS encoding NAD(P)/FAD-dependent oxidoreductase, which produces MPKELQIQVTPEIAANEQLLKEHVAKLVQTPLAEIQHISVLKRSIDARQKSIKINVKANVYFKGEPITEEVIELPDYKNVSNAQEVIVVGAGPAGLFAALQLIELGVKPILIERGKDVQGRRRDLKAINRDHIVDEDSNYCFGEGGAGTYSDGKLYTRSKKRGDVDRILKLLVAFGATPEILVEAHPHIGTNKLPQIIQDIRDKIIEFGGKVLFETRVTDIIVKSNEVQGIVTQNGDVIEAKKIILATGHSARDIFQLLDKKKILIEAKPFALGVRAEHPQSLIDSIQYSCDFRGEYLPPAPYSIVKQVNGRGMYSFCMCPGGVIAPCATSPGEVVTNGWSPSKRDQATANSGIVVELKLEDFKPFAKFGPLAGMEFQKAIEQKAWHLAGETQKVPAQRMVDFSQSKVSKDIPKTSYVPGTTSVELGQVFPGFLTQIMRQGFQEFGKSMKGYFTNDAILHAPESRTSSPVRIPRDNFTLEHLQIKGLYPCGEGAGYAGGIISAAIDGEKCAIMCVESL; this is translated from the coding sequence ATGCCAAAAGAATTACAAATACAGGTCACTCCAGAAATTGCTGCAAACGAACAATTGCTTAAAGAGCATGTTGCAAAATTAGTTCAGACTCCTTTGGCTGAAATTCAGCATATTTCGGTTTTGAAACGTTCAATAGATGCCAGACAAAAAAGCATTAAGATAAATGTCAAGGCAAATGTTTATTTTAAAGGAGAACCTATTACAGAAGAAGTTATTGAACTTCCTGATTATAAAAACGTTTCTAATGCACAAGAAGTAATTGTTGTTGGTGCTGGTCCTGCCGGATTATTTGCAGCTTTGCAATTGATTGAACTGGGAGTTAAGCCAATTTTAATTGAAAGAGGGAAAGACGTTCAAGGCAGAAGGCGTGATTTAAAAGCTATTAATAGAGATCATATTGTAGATGAAGATTCTAACTATTGCTTCGGAGAAGGTGGAGCAGGAACGTATTCCGATGGTAAACTATATACTAGATCAAAGAAGCGTGGTGATGTTGACCGAATTCTAAAACTTTTGGTAGCTTTTGGAGCTACTCCTGAAATTTTAGTCGAAGCACATCCGCATATCGGAACAAATAAATTGCCTCAAATTATACAGGATATTCGTGATAAAATTATAGAATTTGGCGGTAAAGTACTTTTTGAAACTCGTGTGACAGATATTATTGTGAAGTCAAACGAAGTTCAGGGAATAGTAACACAGAACGGAGATGTAATTGAAGCTAAGAAAATTATTTTGGCTACAGGACATTCTGCGCGTGATATATTTCAGTTACTTGATAAAAAGAAAATTTTAATAGAAGCAAAACCATTTGCTTTAGGAGTTCGTGCAGAGCATCCACAAAGTTTAATAGATAGTATTCAGTATTCTTGTGATTTTAGAGGTGAATATCTGCCTCCGGCTCCATATTCGATAGTAAAGCAAGTTAACGGACGCGGCATGTACTCGTTTTGTATGTGTCCAGGTGGTGTTATTGCGCCATGTGCTACCAGTCCGGGAGAAGTGGTTACTAATGGTTGGTCACCTTCTAAACGTGATCAAGCAACAGCAAATTCAGGTATTGTTGTAGAATTGAAATTGGAAGATTTTAAACCATTTGCAAAATTTGGACCCTTGGCAGGAATGGAATTTCAGAAAGCAATTGAACAAAAAGCATGGCATTTGGCAGGGGAAACTCAAAAAGTACCAGCACAAAGAATGGTTGATTTTTCACAGAGTAAAGTGTCAAAAGATATTCCTAAAACATCATATGTTCCCGGAACAACTTCGGTTGAGTTGGGACAGGTTTTTCCGGGTTTTCTAACGCAAATTATGCGTCAAGGCTTTCAAGAATTTGGTAAATCTATGAAAGGATATTTTACAAACGATGCAATTTTACATGCGCCAGAAAGTAGAACTTCATCTCCGGTAAGAATTCCGCGAGATAATTTTACACTAGAACATTTGCAAATAAAAGGTTTGTATCCTTGTGGTGAAGGTGCGGGTTATGCTGGTGGAATTATTTCGGCAGCGATTGATGGTGAAAAATGTGCTATAATGTGTGTTGAAAGCTTATAA
- a CDS encoding ankyrin repeat domain-containing protein yields the protein MKQGLSIFICFLSCCVFSQRSSFDIARNGTLQELEILVTKNPKIVNYINEDGNSMLTLACYNGNTEVALYLMKNVENINYSNKMGTALMAAVVKNKIELVKLLLQNGSNPNITDENGVTAIMYATMFKMYDISKILISYKANPELKDKRGNSAIDYAIIANDDKLIEILKSK from the coding sequence ATGAAACAAGGATTGTCTATATTCATTTGTTTTTTGTCTTGCTGTGTTTTTTCGCAGAGGAGTTCTTTTGATATTGCTAGAAATGGTACTTTACAAGAATTAGAGATATTAGTCACCAAGAATCCTAAAATTGTTAATTATATTAATGAAGATGGAAATTCAATGTTAACACTAGCATGTTATAATGGAAATACAGAAGTTGCCTTATATCTCATGAAAAATGTAGAGAATATCAACTATTCTAATAAAATGGGAACGGCATTAATGGCAGCGGTAGTAAAAAATAAAATAGAATTAGTCAAGTTGCTTCTTCAAAATGGATCGAATCCAAATATTACAGACGAAAATGGAGTCACAGCTATAATGTATGCAACGATGTTTAAAATGTATGATATTTCAAAGATTTTGATTAGCTATAAGGCAAACCCTGAGTTAAAAGACAAAAGGGGAAATTCTGCTATTGATTATGCGATTATTGCTAATGATGATAAACTTATAGAAATTCTTAAATCCAAATAA
- the recQ gene encoding DNA helicase RecQ, with the protein MSSNEIDLHKELKKYFGFDQFKGLQEQVVRSIVSGKNTFVIMPTGGGKSLCYQLPALIKEGTAIVVSPLIALMKNQVDGLRSLGSEFGIAHVLNSSLNKTEITQVKKDISTGLTKLLYVAPESLTKEEYIEFLRSEKISFVAIDEAHCISEWGHDFRPEYRNLRNIIKALGDIPIIGLTATATPKVQEDILKNLDMPDANTFKASFNRPNLFYEVRTKTKNVEADIIRFIKQHKGKSGVIYCLSRKKVEEIAQVLQVNGISAVPYHAGLDAKTRAKHQDMFLMEDVDVVVATIAFGMGIDKPDVRFVIHHDIPKSLESYYQETGRAGRDGGEGHCLAYYSYKDVEKLEKFMAGKPVAEQEVGFALLHEVVAYAETAMSRRKFLLHYFGEEFDSETGEGADMDDNVRNPKPQVEAKDQVVKLLEVIKETKSIYKSKEIVFTLIGKVNAVIKAHRTDGQKFFGIGKDHDERYWMAVLRLALVDGLISKDIESYGILKVTDKGLDFIKNPSSFMMAEDHEYSESEDETIVTASKSTGVADEALMSMLIDLRKKVAKKEGVPPYVVFQEFSLEDMALKYPISIEEMSNVQGVGEGKAKKYGKEFVALIARYVEDNDIMRPDDLVVKSTGANSALKLYIIQNIDRKLPLEDIAKAKGIDMDALLKEMEQIVYSGTKLNIKYWVDDILDEDQQEEIYDYFMESQSDKIQDALDEFDGEYDTEELRLMRIKFISEVAN; encoded by the coding sequence ATGAGTTCTAACGAAATTGATTTACATAAGGAGCTAAAAAAATATTTTGGGTTCGACCAATTTAAAGGATTGCAAGAACAAGTAGTTCGAAGCATAGTTTCAGGGAAAAACACTTTCGTAATAATGCCTACCGGTGGAGGTAAGTCATTATGTTACCAATTGCCGGCCTTGATTAAAGAAGGGACGGCTATCGTTGTGTCTCCATTAATTGCTTTAATGAAAAATCAAGTTGATGGACTAAGAAGCTTAGGTTCTGAGTTTGGTATTGCGCATGTATTGAATTCATCGCTCAACAAAACTGAAATTACGCAAGTAAAAAAAGATATTTCTACAGGGTTAACTAAATTACTTTATGTGGCACCCGAATCCCTTACAAAAGAAGAGTATATTGAGTTTTTAAGAAGTGAGAAAATTTCTTTTGTAGCTATTGATGAAGCACACTGTATATCAGAATGGGGGCATGATTTCAGACCAGAATATCGCAATTTAAGAAACATAATAAAGGCTTTAGGAGATATTCCAATTATAGGTTTGACAGCTACAGCAACTCCAAAAGTTCAGGAAGATATTCTGAAAAATCTAGATATGCCTGATGCTAATACTTTTAAAGCATCATTCAATAGACCAAATTTATTTTACGAAGTACGTACAAAAACTAAAAATGTTGAGGCAGATATCATAAGATTTATCAAACAACATAAAGGTAAGTCTGGAGTAATCTATTGTTTAAGTAGAAAAAAAGTTGAAGAAATCGCTCAGGTTTTACAGGTAAATGGAATATCGGCAGTTCCTTATCATGCAGGTCTCGATGCTAAAACTAGAGCCAAGCATCAAGATATGTTCTTAATGGAAGATGTTGATGTAGTAGTAGCTACGATTGCTTTTGGTATGGGTATCGATAAACCAGATGTGCGCTTTGTTATTCACCATGATATACCAAAATCATTAGAAAGTTATTATCAAGAAACAGGACGTGCTGGGCGTGATGGTGGAGAAGGGCACTGTTTGGCTTATTATTCGTATAAGGATGTTGAGAAACTAGAAAAATTTATGGCTGGTAAACCTGTTGCGGAACAGGAAGTTGGTTTTGCATTGCTTCATGAAGTGGTTGCCTATGCAGAAACAGCAATGTCCAGACGTAAATTTTTACTTCACTATTTTGGTGAAGAGTTTGATAGTGAAACTGGGGAAGGAGCAGATATGGACGACAATGTGCGTAATCCTAAACCACAAGTAGAAGCTAAAGATCAAGTTGTTAAACTGCTTGAAGTTATAAAAGAAACAAAAAGCATTTATAAATCCAAAGAGATAGTATTTACCCTTATTGGCAAGGTAAATGCGGTTATTAAAGCGCACAGAACAGATGGTCAGAAATTCTTTGGAATTGGTAAAGATCATGATGAGCGTTATTGGATGGCTGTTTTGAGACTAGCTCTTGTTGACGGATTAATTTCTAAAGATATTGAGTCTTACGGAATACTTAAAGTAACAGATAAAGGATTAGATTTTATTAAAAATCCTTCTTCTTTCATGATGGCTGAAGATCATGAGTATAGCGAGAGTGAAGATGAAACAATTGTTACTGCTTCAAAATCAACAGGTGTGGCTGACGAGGCCTTAATGTCTATGCTTATTGATTTAAGAAAAAAAGTTGCCAAAAAAGAAGGAGTTCCTCCATACGTAGTGTTTCAAGAATTTTCTTTAGAAGATATGGCTTTAAAATATCCTATTTCTATAGAAGAAATGAGTAATGTGCAAGGTGTTGGTGAAGGGAAAGCAAAAAAATATGGTAAGGAATTTGTCGCATTAATTGCTAGATATGTAGAAGACAATGATATTATGCGCCCAGATGATTTAGTGGTTAAATCAACAGGAGCAAATTCGGCACTAAAGCTTTATATAATTCAAAATATAGACCGTAAATTACCTTTAGAAGATATAGCTAAAGCAAAAGGAATAGATATGGACGCTTTGCTGAAGGAAATGGAACAAATTGTCTATTCAGGGACTAAGCTTAATATTAAATATTGGGTTGATGATATTCTCGATGAAGATCAGCAGGAAGAAATTTATGATTATTTTATGGAATCACAATCAGATAAAATTCAGGATGCTCTTGATGAGTTTGACGGAGAATATGATACCGAAGAATTACGTCTAATGCGAATTAAATTCATTAGCGAAGTAGCAAATTAA